Proteins encoded within one genomic window of Plasmodium cynomolgi strain B DNA, chromosome 11, whole genome shotgun sequence:
- a CDS encoding DNA polymerase epsilon catalytic subunit a (putative) — protein MKVIKECSQRLFKKTKVAKEVDASSLVCQRENPFYVDTVRTFRDRRYVYKKGLKECEHEKKELLKANKIDYIKIQELDDKILLNDSLQLAHKCILNSFYGYVKRKSSRWYSDQMGAIVTYTGSQIINGAFNLINKIGIPVELDTDGIWCMLPKKFPEIYDVYILERSVLNKMKEYEDKTEEELKNDTSVKKVEFEFPTNILNFEMHKKWTNDQYLIYNESTDDYECISKNEIFFELDGPWHGMFLPASEKSDDLLKKRYVVFNDKYKISELKGFEIKRRGELRIIQKFQSEIFNHFLKGKTKEESYYYASLTANKWKNLIDSKAVDIDNDDELFDLILAKKVLNKSVKEQPNAKSFGITTAKRLSELLCNTSYVEDNNVSTQFIVASKPVGSDITFRAIPIQIFKTNVETQIHYLGKWLGVKFPPDVPVNVRDIIDWDYYKQKLEVQILKLVIIPAIKQNINNPITSISVPEWLKKQINISEGKQKKITAFFVKKTVKKECTSNDQASSSTPIKGEMDEEENEEMKKKKVDDPSLRSLEKKSPFSVEAACTAMNVSDDPLHNGAPHLGAKKRSLEQCLLENFISKRKKLGQLNDNSLTGLTHSNSGSMVYKKVNSLDTYLDNNNNVIIINHEKININNLKYTELFEMFQTDFQKWMQINNRIWKNNRSQIKKIRNEDRCKRKKYSLGDDEEDEKGRKRTGANSLSSYLADVDDERTNSQKLSSLEPKYLHPIQNTMDIVYLYKKVKRKKVVAPPPKKGKHNSGTNPSAASGNSSNGPMNNHTKNEKQTLLKPYLEYFKHETESDSSNDEGDLFSDTNMIDENDDDGIYYAIVSLKNMNKFYKIKIQIYRHIYINNYDPLDIKSNNKITIKLVSSSGSSNSPNNDNFVFHSNAFAPCFLPRNVKIFNLYEFIMKERYFNRYVVNTLNANYHESIVSVYETKIPLYFDFLSRYGNSVEIDSNNYNSIFDENKCFKSHCFSKVEKNKIKNVSQDYLDDVHFIYIHIFHTMVDNVCNRIFVGVYDQFEENADEQLFGCKLMFSGVGKESSPFFDPYETFLKFVHLENDTGMNNAMDGVTQTGEAVPNQAREHLLDRDFFIKNVQRDFLFLYHYRKFETYFEDNANVYKVLEHLDLYLNKYRSNVLTGKKKYIFYVSSTIDKKKLGWWSTNKYFPCYFYKFENAAKYQNVSRMSYKKDAFNLSLQLFYENYHKVEEDLNFSRISNIPLFNLLNVNRKNQKHKFIYDTLYASFLKRYKGILWLSYFGHYDLGIPCLNINSFCDYDLVKKNSDIINQGIYRGYIVHLFFNESLIFNSVRLFTKYANVKAPTEYYHSSIAGKNAHIKKGNQRGGGGTEYDADAKRRQRIKYAKQGDDNEDGLDEDDMSTTDDNYNKLGGIAHRKGKTSMTQHKMGDGTNRHGRHNSDKDEYDDMEGEDEGDDDLSDLSEKKSIIKNKYDINTIVEQNSHISQFSNHAFKLLGQSLEYLISKISSLSMLITNKTFESISDIFTSFYSWVSNNSSLLYDVALYNKVLECTEIYQNNLINIMKKKFNANIIFADLRNFVISFNEFSVISGRNILKGLIKYFSHSDSIYANVPFYIKHEYIAACQFDKYNFIRYKEYSNPNEENTDENLKIIEYLPPICESFLRYVLDVITLNPLQDIITLYDKWDPHSGKQLEGGAITLSSPGKPITVDEQNDNRTVNQEEGNRKDEKNYFNMVLKNDKLTDKISLTQRAQLKYIYDKSFDDLEEVCESFALINENVDVLSYKIEEKLKDLWFMPGHIYKKIKKSIKYKKYLVENYWPYDDDEMDEMDESNMNMVPFLFPKSLGNLAKRENNWRLEIVKFCIFLMQNDKLLNLENENCNEAFHEKRHELFEIVGDSEYNRKNSLWKSPCQELILKDIFCENCSSVYHMNVVTSLVEAEINGKPSFIWLCKNCNSKYDNDFIELKILSLLQETFDAYNLQGTPFLGWLSRPRQHDAALPIPMITLPPPPFFRIYVQAQDLVCKNCNAIKSFYRRAICKCGQTFTPRLDITNWTQTLEIMENLANMLNMPILLDVLKSMKTYLV, from the exons ATGAAAGTGATAAAGGAATGCTCGCAGAGGTTGTTCAAAAAGACCAAGGTCGCCAAGGAAGTGGACGCCTCGAGTCTGGTATGCCAGAGGGAAAACCCCTTTTACGTGGACACCGTTAGGACCTTCCGAGACAGGCGATAcgtttacaaaaaggggctcAAAGAATGcgaacatgaaaaaaaggaactacTAAAGGCGAACAAAATAGACTACATAAAGATTCAAGAATTGGACgataaaattttgctaaACGATTCTTTACAGTTAGCGCATAAGTGTATACTGAACAGCTTTTACGGGTATGTGAAACGAAAAAGCAGTCGCTGGTACTCAGATCAAATGGGAGCCATCGTGACTTACACAGGGTCGCAAATAATAAACGGCGCTTTTAATCTCATCAACAAAATTGGAATACCTGTGGAGCTGGACACAGATGGAATATGGTGTATGCtgccaaaaaaattcccaGAAATATATGACGTGTACATATTGGAGAGAAGCGttctgaacaaaatgaaagagtATGAAGACAAAACGGAGGAAGaactaaaaaatgacacgAGTGTGAAAAAAGTAGAATTTGAATTCCCCACCAATATCTTAAATTTCgagatgcacaaaaaatggacaaacgATCAGTATCTAATTTATAACGAAAGCACAGATGATTACGAATGCattagcaaaaatgaaattttcttcGAGTTGGATGGCCCCTGGCATGGTATGTTCCTACCAGCATCGGAAAAGTCTGATGacctgttaaaaaaaagatatgtCGTCTTTAATgacaaatataaaattagcGAACTTAAAGGATTCGAAATTAAAAGAAGAGGAGAACTAAGAATCATACAGAAATTTCAaagcgaaatttttaatcacTTTTTAAAGGGAAAGACAAAGGAAGAGTCATATTACTATGCCTCCCTAACTGCAAACAAGTGGAAGAATTTAATAGACAGTAAAGCGGTCGACATAGATAATGACGATGAATTGTTTGACCTCATTTTAGCTAAGAAGGTGCTAAACAAATCGGTGAAGGAACAACCCAATGCTAAAAGTTTTGGCATTACGACTGCTAAGCGCTTGAGTGAACTGCTCTGCAATACAAGTTACGTGGAAGATAATAATGTTTCTACCCAATTTATCGTTGCCTCCAAGCCTGTAGGATCCGACATCACATTCAGGGCCATCCCCATTCAGATATTTAAAACTAACGTGGAAACGCAAATTCACTATTTGGGAAAATGGCTAGGTGTTAAGTTCCCTCCTGACGTCCCTGTGAATGTAAGGGATATCATTGACTGGGATTATTACAAGCAAAAATTAGAAGTCCAAATTTTGAAGTTAGTCATTATCCCCGCgattaaacaaaatattaacaacCCAATTACATCCATTTCTGTACCTGAATGGCTCAAAAAGCAAATTAACATTTCAGAggggaaacagaaaaaaatcaccGCCTTCTTTGTTAAAAAGACCGTTAAGAAGGAGTGCACTTCTAATGATCAGGCTAGTAGTAGTACCCCCATAAAGGGAGAAATggacgaggaggaaaatgaggagatgaagaagaagaaggtaGACGACCCTAGCTTGCGCTCCTTGGAGAAAAAGAGCCCATTTTCAGTGGAGGCTGCCTGCACTGCAATGAATGTTTCAGATGACCCATTGCACAACGGTGCCCCCCACCTCGGTGCGAAAAAACGCTCGCTGGAGCAGTGCCTTCTGGAAAACTTCATctcaaagaggaagaagctggGTCAACTTAACGATAACAGCTTGACCGGCCTCACGCACAGCAACTCTGGTTCCATGGTCTACAAAAAAGTAAACTCATTGGACACCTACCTGGATAACAACAATAacgttattattattaaccaCGAAAAAATCAATATCAACAATTTGAAGTACACGGAGCTGTTCGAAATGTTCCAAACGGATTTCCAAAAGTGGATGCAAATTAATAATCgaatatggaaaaataatcgaaGTCAAATTAAGAAAATCAGAAATGAGGACAGGTGtaagaggaagaaatatTCCCTGGGGGAtgacgaagaagacgaaaagggaaggaaaaggacaGGGGCCAATTCTTTATCATCCTACCTTGCTGATGTGGATGATGAAAGAACCAACTCCCAAAAACTGTCCAGCCTGGAACCCAAATATTTGCATCCCATTCAGAATACCATGGATATTGTGTACCTgtacaaaaaggtgaaaaggaagaaagtaGTAGCCCCcccaccaaaaaaaggaaagcataaTAGTGGAACCAACCCCTCCGCAGCCTCTGGCAACAGTTCGAATGGCCCTATGAATAACCACACAAAGAACGAAAAACAGACATTGCTAAAACCATATTTGGAATACTTCAAACATGAAACCGAATCAGATTCTTCCAACGACGAGGGGGACCTATTTAGCGACACGAACATGATTGACGAGAATGATGATGACGGAATATACTACGCAATTGTgtccttaaaaaatatgaacaagttttacaaaataaaaattcaaatatATAGACATATCTACATCAATAATTATGATCCCCTGGacataaaaagtaacaaCAAGATTACCATCAAATTAGTTTCTTCATCCGGATCGTCCAACTCACCTAACAATGACAATTTCGTGTTTCATTCCAATGCATTCGCACCCTGTTTTTTGCccagaaatgtaaaaatatttaatttatacgAGTTCATTATGAAGGAGAGGTACTTCAACAGATACGTAGTGAACACGCTGAATGCTAACTACCACGAAAGTATTGTCTCTGTTTACGAGACGAAGATTCCACTCTACTTTGATTTCCTGAGCAGATATGGAAATTCAGTGGAGATCGACTCGAATAATTACAACTccatttttgatgaaaaCAAATGCTTCAAGTCGCACTGCTTCTCTAAGGtcgagaagaacaaaatcaAAAATGTGTCTCAAGATTATCTGGATGATGTGCATTTCATATATATCCACATTTTCCACACGATGGTGGATAACGTGTGCAACCGTATCTTCGTCGGAGTATACGACCAGTTCGAGGAGAACGCGGATGAGCAACTGTTCGGCTGTAAGCTCATGTTCAGTGGCGTCGGCAAGGAGAGCAGCCCCTTCTTCGACCCGTACGAGACCTTCCTCAAGTTTGTACACCTGGAGAATGATACCGGCATGAACAACGCGATGGATGGGGTCACACAAACAGGGGAAGCTGTCCCAAACCAAGCACGAGAGCACCTGCTCGACAGAGacttttttatcaaaaacGTACAGAGAGACTTCCTATTCCTGTACCATTATCGAAAGTTCGAAACCTATTTTGAAGACAACGCTAATGTATACAAGGTGTTGGAGCACCTGGATTTGTATTTGAATAAATATCGAAGCAACGTACTGacgggaaagaaaaaatacatcttCTATGTATCGTCAACCATAGATAAGAAAAAACTGGGATGGTGGAGCACCAACAAATATTTCCCTTGCTATTTTTACAAGTTTGAAAATGCTGCAAAGTATCAAAATGTTAGCCGAAtgagttacaaaaaagaTGCATTCAATTTGTCTCTACAACTTTTTTATGAGAATTACCACAAGGTGGAAGAAgatttgaatttttctaGAATATCGAATATACCTCTCTTCAACCTGCTAAAtgtgaacagaaaaaatcagaagcataaatttatatatgatacACTGTACGCATCGTTTTTGAAAAGATACAAAGGGATTTTGTGGCTGTCGTACTTTGGCCACTACGATTTGGGAATTCCCTGCTTAAATATCAACAGCTTTTGTGACTACGATTTGGTGAAGAAGAACAGTGACATTATAAACCAAGGCATTTACAGGGGGTATATAGTGCACCTCTTTTTTAATGAGTCCCTCATTTTTAACAGCGTTAGACTGTTCACCAAGTATGCTAATGTGAAAGCCCCCACTGAGTACTACCACTCATCAATTGCTGGCAAGAATGCCCACATTAAGAAAGGAAACCagagaggaggggggggcacTGAATATGATGCTGATGCGAAGAGGCGCCAAAGGATTAAGTATGCGAAACAGGGTGACGACAATGAGGATGGGTTGGACGAAGATGATATGTCCACGACGGACGACAATTATAACAAACTGGGCGGAATTGCGCAccggaaaggaaaaacgagCATGACGCAACATAAAATGGGGGATGGTACGAACAGACACGGTCGGCACAACAGCGACAAGGACGAGTATGATGATATGGAAGGAGAGGACGAGGGAGATGACGACCTGTCCGACTTGagcgaaaagaaaagcataatcaaaaataaatacgaCATAAATACCATCGTGGAACAGAACTCACATATCTCCCAATTCAGCAACCACGCATTCAAATTATTGGGACAGTCATTAGAATACCTCATATCGAAGATCTCCTCCTTGTCCATGTTAATAACAAATAAGACATTCGAAAGTATCTCCGATATCTTCACGTCCTTCTACTCGTGGGTCTCCAACAATTCCAGTCTGCTTTACGATGTGGCATTATACAACAAAGTCTTAGAGTGCACAGAAATTTaccaaaataatttaatcaacataatgaagaaaaaatttaatgccAACATAATTTTTGCAGACTTGAGAAATTTCGTCATTTCCTTTAATGAATTTTCAGTCATATCTGgcagaaatattttaaaaggtCTAATCAAGTACTTCTCCCACAGCGACTCCATATATGCCAATGtgcctttttatattaaacaCGAATATATTGCAGCTTGCCAATTTGATaagtataattttataaggTATAAGGAATATTCCAatccaaatgaagaaaatacagatgaaaatttaaagataATTGAATatcttccccccatttgtgaaTCCTTTCTGAGGTATGTACTCGATGTTATCACCTTGAACCCTCTGCAAGACATAATCACTCTGTATGATAAGTGGGACCCCCATTCTGGAAAACAATTGGAAGGAGGAGCGATCACCTTGTCCTCTCCTGGAAAGCCAATCACAGtggatgaacaaaatgataaCAGAACTGTAAATcaggaagaaggaaacaGGAAGGATGAAAAGAACTACTTCAATATGGTCctgaaaaatgacaaattaaCGGACAAGATAAGCCTAACACAAAGAGCACaactgaaatatatttatgataaaTCATTTGACGATTTGGAAGAAGTGTGTGAAAGTTTTGCACTCATCAACGAAAATGTAGATGTGCTGTCATACAAAATAGAAGAGAAGCTAAAAGATCTGTGGTTCATGCCTggacatatttataaaaaaattaaaaaatcgatcaagtataaaaaatatttagtggaAAATTACTGGCCATATGATGATGACGAAATGGATGAAATGGACGAAAGTAATATGAACATggtgccatttttatttccaaaaagTTTGGGAAATCTAgccaaaagagaaaataactGGAGACTAGAAATTGTAAAGTTTTGCATATTTCTCATGCAAAATGATAAACTGCTAAACCTAGAGAATGAAAACTGTAATGAAGCTTTCCACGAAAAAAGACACGAACTTTTCGAAATTGTGGGGGACAGTGAATACAACAGGAAAAATTCCCTCTGGAAAAGTCCGTGCCaagaattaattttaaaagatatcTTCTGTGAAAATTGCTCCTCAGTGTACCACATGAACGTTGTCACCAGTTTGGTCGAGGCAGAGATCAATGGAAAACCGTCCTTCATTTGGTTGTGCAAAAACTGCAATTCCAAATATGACAACGATTTTATTGAACTAAAAATTTTGTCGCTGCTGCAGGAGACCTTTGATGCGTATAAT CTGCAAGGGACGCCTTTTCTTGGGTGGCTATCGCGTCCCCGTCAGCATGATGCAGCACTTCCCATTCCGATGATcactctcccccccccccccttttttcgcatttaTGTGCAGGCCCAAGACCTCGTATGCAAAAACTGCAATGCCATCAAGTCCTTCTACCGCAGGGCAATTTGCAAATGCGGGCAAACCTTTACGCCCCGTTTGGATATAACGAACTGGACCCAAACCCTGGAGATTATGGAAAATTTAGCCAACATGCTGAACATGCCTATATTGCTAGACGTTTTGAAGTCGATGAAAACGTACCTTGTGTAA